Proteins encoded in a region of the Phormidium ambiguum IAM M-71 genome:
- a CDS encoding UPF0175 family protein: MTLTIPDEILTAAKITEEELKLEIAILLYQQKKLSIGKARHLAGMHLQRFALL; this comes from the coding sequence ATGACCCTCACCATACCCGATGAAATCCTGACAGCAGCAAAAATAACAGAAGAAGAATTAAAGTTAGAAATTGCTATTCTTCTCTATCAACAAAAGAAACTCAGCATTGGTAAAGCGCGTCACCTAGCTGGAATGCACTTACAGCGCTTCGCGCTGTTATGA
- a CDS encoding HNH endonuclease, which produces MNIVKDTELEPLQNLPLIGHFEQSLFAIENTRERADRLQELLVPKLETILNQACDLISEVYGTDVLSPYRIATTPAHRAEAKKTKPFEIATAGLAVKGQAWFFQQRFECNSDSLYVKFFGLRGLEGNPIVQIMKKHLNGVVRLLNYGNYEVYSEAIESSDEAEELELTELISKLQLVPERDWYATYITGLSVALPIKNLDAARPVLDSFVILFPIFRAATNVLCGEDDHFEYYAERFWDWQSGLQVQESVTATNFFPDEVDSAEIFREGAVRKISVNAYERDLKARQKCIDYYGLNCSVCGFNFGKVFGQLGEGFIHVHHLRPISEIGEEYEIDPIKDLRPVCPNCHAMIHRNSPPLGIEEVKRLLKTSNCDSVT; this is translated from the coding sequence ATGAATATAGTCAAAGACACAGAATTGGAACCGCTCCAAAACCTACCCCTGATTGGTCATTTTGAACAAAGTCTCTTCGCTATTGAGAACACCCGTGAGCGTGCCGATCGGCTGCAAGAACTACTTGTTCCTAAGCTAGAAACTATATTAAACCAAGCTTGTGACCTGATTAGCGAAGTCTACGGCACAGATGTCCTCTCACCATATAGGATCGCAACTACACCTGCCCATCGCGCCGAAGCAAAAAAAACAAAACCGTTTGAAATAGCAACTGCTGGCTTGGCTGTAAAAGGTCAAGCATGGTTTTTCCAGCAGAGATTTGAATGCAACTCAGATAGCTTATATGTAAAATTTTTTGGATTAAGAGGGCTAGAAGGTAATCCAATTGTTCAAATAATGAAGAAGCATTTGAATGGCGTTGTCCGGCTGCTGAATTATGGTAATTACGAAGTTTACTCTGAGGCTATTGAATCATCGGACGAAGCTGAAGAATTAGAACTTACCGAACTCATCAGCAAGCTGCAATTAGTTCCTGAACGAGATTGGTATGCCACCTACATTACAGGGCTATCGGTCGCCCTTCCTATTAAAAATCTTGATGCGGCTCGACCAGTACTTGATAGCTTCGTCATACTATTTCCAATCTTTCGTGCTGCAACAAATGTACTTTGCGGTGAAGACGATCATTTTGAGTACTACGCAGAACGCTTTTGGGATTGGCAAAGTGGGCTTCAAGTTCAGGAATCTGTAACTGCTACTAATTTCTTTCCTGATGAAGTAGATTCAGCGGAAATATTTCGTGAAGGGGCTGTACGGAAAATCTCAGTCAATGCCTATGAACGAGATCTTAAAGCTCGGCAAAAATGTATTGATTATTATGGTTTAAATTGCTCGGTTTGTGGTTTTAATTTTGGCAAAGTTTTTGGGCAATTGGGTGAAGGTTTTATTCATGTGCATCATCTACGCCCGATTTCAGAGATTGGAGAGGAGTACGAAATCGATCCTATAAAAGATTTACGTCCTGTTTGCCCAAACTGCCATGCTATGATTCATCGAAATTCACCACCGCTTGGTATTGAAGAAGTTAAGAGGTTGTTGAAGACTTCTAATTGTGATTCCGTTACTTAA
- a CDS encoding type II toxin-antitoxin system VapC family toxin has product MQDLAIVAIVISKNAILATRNRRDFEKIPCLVFEDLTIEWIMLCW; this is encoded by the coding sequence ATGCAAGATTTAGCGATTGTGGCGATCGTCATTTCCAAAAACGCAATTTTAGCCACCCGCAATCGTCGTGATTTTGAAAAAATCCCCTGTTTAGTTTTTGAAGATTTGACAATAGAATGGATAATGCTTTGTTGGTGA
- a CDS encoding TMEM175 family protein, translating into MGKGRLEAFSDGVIAILITIMVLELKVPHEANLAALRPLIPIFLSYVLSFIYLGIYWNNHHHLLQAVRQVNGNVLWANLHLLFWLSLVPFVTGWTGENHFAALPVAFYGIVLLCAAIAYYILCQVLIAHHGKDSALATAIGKDFKGKISVVIYAFGIGLSFVNSWLAFLLYVLVAIMWLIPDRRIEKGLSS; encoded by the coding sequence ATGGGTAAAGGAAGGTTAGAAGCATTCAGCGATGGAGTAATCGCTATTCTCATCACCATTATGGTACTCGAATTGAAAGTTCCTCATGAAGCTAATTTAGCTGCTTTGCGTCCGCTAATTCCCATATTTTTGAGCTACGTTCTTAGTTTTATTTATCTTGGTATTTATTGGAACAATCACCATCATTTGTTACAGGCAGTTCGACAAGTTAATGGTAATGTTTTGTGGGCTAATTTGCATCTCTTATTTTGGTTGTCACTTGTTCCCTTCGTCACTGGATGGACAGGCGAGAATCACTTCGCTGCTTTGCCAGTTGCTTTTTACGGCATTGTACTTTTGTGTGCTGCGATCGCTTACTATATTCTATGCCAAGTTCTAATTGCTCATCACGGCAAAGATTCTGCTTTAGCAACGGCAATTGGGAAAGACTTTAAAGGCAAAATATCAGTGGTGATTTATGCTTTTGGAATCGGACTTTCCTTTGTAAACTCATGGTTAGCTTTTCTGCTATATGTTTTAGTAGCAATCATGTGGCTTATTCCCGATCGCCGCATTGAAAAAGGGCTAAGTTCGTGA
- a CDS encoding FAD-binding oxidoreductase — translation MITQTAIAQQLTSILNPNAICSWEELEATQQQTILNVTENTSPSCIVYPNTQEELSEIIACAYKNHWQVLACGNSSKLTWGGLTKNIDLVISTKRLNRIIEHAVGDLTLTVEAGTKFTDIQEIVGKERQFLALDPAYPPTATIGGIVATADAGSLRQRYGGVRDMLLGISFVRYDGKMAKAGGRVVKNVAGYDLMKLFTGSFGTLGIISQVTFRLYPMSEASQTVVLIGAADSIAEANKILLASALTPIAIDLLSTELVNSLGLGKGIGLIARFQSVTESVKEQSNRLLEVGEKLGLKGSIFSDNDEVTLWQRLQNSMWEVDAELAIACKIGVLPTAAVTTLTQLDNLAPNNLGLIHASSGLGLLKLDSSKVTSETILQMRNFCQLNKGYLTVLEAPLAWKKQIDVWGYSGNALDIMQKIKQQFDPDNIFSPHRFVAGI, via the coding sequence TTGATAACTCAAACTGCGATCGCACAACAACTCACATCTATCCTTAACCCAAATGCAATTTGTAGTTGGGAAGAACTAGAAGCAACTCAACAACAAACCATACTGAACGTCACCGAAAATACTAGTCCTAGTTGCATTGTTTATCCCAATACGCAAGAAGAATTAAGCGAAATTATCGCCTGTGCTTATAAAAACCATTGGCAGGTTCTAGCCTGTGGTAATAGTAGCAAACTCACTTGGGGCGGTTTAACCAAAAATATTGATTTAGTTATTAGTACAAAACGCTTAAATCGAATTATTGAACACGCCGTTGGTGATTTAACCTTAACAGTAGAAGCGGGAACAAAATTTACTGATATTCAAGAAATTGTAGGAAAAGAAAGGCAATTTCTCGCATTAGATCCAGCTTATCCCCCAACAGCAACTATCGGCGGAATTGTCGCCACAGCTGATGCTGGTTCCCTGCGCCAACGTTATGGCGGCGTGCGAGATATGTTACTGGGAATTTCTTTTGTCCGTTATGATGGAAAAATGGCTAAAGCTGGTGGCAGAGTCGTAAAAAATGTTGCCGGATACGATTTAATGAAATTATTTACAGGTTCATTTGGCACTCTGGGAATTATTAGTCAAGTTACTTTTCGACTTTATCCAATGTCAGAAGCCTCCCAAACTGTAGTGTTAATTGGTGCAGCAGATTCTATTGCTGAAGCTAATAAAATTTTGCTGGCTTCGGCGTTAACTCCGATCGCAATTGATTTATTATCCACAGAATTAGTCAATAGTTTAGGATTGGGTAAAGGAATCGGTTTAATTGCTCGTTTCCAAAGTGTTACTGAAAGCGTTAAAGAACAATCAAATCGACTTTTAGAGGTGGGGGAAAAGTTAGGATTAAAAGGTAGTATTTTTTCGGACAATGATGAAGTAACTCTATGGCAACGATTACAAAATTCTATGTGGGAGGTTGACGCAGAATTGGCGATCGCTTGCAAAATAGGAGTATTACCTACTGCTGCTGTCACCACCCTAACTCAACTAGATAATCTTGCCCCAAATAATCTGGGATTAATTCATGCTAGTAGTGGATTAGGATTGTTAAAATTAGATAGCTCAAAGGTTACATCAGAAACAATTTTACAAATGAGAAATTTCTGCCAATTAAACAAGGGTTATCTGACAGTTTTAGAAGCACCTTTGGCTTGGAAAAAACAGATTGATGTTTGGGGTTACAGTGGCAATGCTTTGGATATAATGCAAAAAATTAAGCAGCAGTTCGATCCTGATAATATTTTTAGTCCTCATCGGTTTGTGGCAGGGATTTAG
- a CDS encoding (Fe-S)-binding protein: MQISEKRDTNNEVFEGFDPKNPPNPKLIDTCVHCGFCLSTCPSYRVIGKEMDSPRGRIYLMDAINEGEAPLAEGTVQHFDSCLGCLACVTTCPSGVQYDKLIAATRPQVERNYSRDLPDNLYRKLIFNLFPYPQRLRVLLAPLLVYQKLGFPKFFRATGLLKKISPRLGAMESLLPDVTAKSFVDTLPEVIPAKGKKRYRVGVILGCVQRLFFSKVNEATVRVLTANGCEVVIPKSQGCCAALPEHQGQREQAQTLARQMIDSFAETGVDFIIINAAGCGHTLKEYGHILADDSNYREKAKAFAAKVKDAQEFLAEVGLTAPLLPITDNELTMVYQDACHLLHGQKISMQPRQLLKQIPGVKLREPIDAALCCGSAGVYNMLQPEVAEELGQQKVTNLLNTGARLIASANPGCSLQINKHLQIQEKEIPIMHPIELLDYSIRGVKIEA, encoded by the coding sequence ATGCAGATTTCTGAGAAAAGAGATACAAATAATGAGGTTTTTGAGGGGTTTGATCCGAAGAATCCGCCTAATCCAAAGTTAATTGATACTTGTGTACATTGTGGTTTTTGTCTTTCCACTTGTCCGAGTTATCGGGTGATTGGCAAGGAGATGGATTCTCCGAGAGGACGCATTTATTTAATGGATGCGATTAATGAGGGAGAAGCACCATTAGCTGAAGGAACGGTGCAGCATTTTGATAGTTGTTTGGGTTGTTTGGCTTGTGTTACTACTTGTCCGTCAGGGGTACAATATGACAAGTTAATTGCAGCAACTCGTCCCCAAGTTGAAAGAAATTATTCGCGGGATTTGCCGGATAATTTGTATAGAAAACTGATTTTTAATTTGTTTCCTTATCCCCAAAGATTGCGGGTGTTGTTGGCACCTTTGTTGGTGTATCAAAAGTTGGGATTTCCTAAGTTTTTCCGCGCTACTGGATTACTGAAAAAAATCTCTCCCCGCTTGGGGGCGATGGAGTCTCTTTTACCTGATGTAACTGCTAAATCTTTTGTCGATACTTTACCGGAAGTTATCCCAGCTAAAGGGAAAAAAAGATATCGAGTAGGGGTGATTTTGGGTTGTGTACAAAGACTGTTCTTTTCTAAGGTAAATGAAGCAACTGTGAGAGTTTTAACTGCTAATGGTTGTGAGGTTGTTATACCTAAATCTCAAGGTTGTTGTGCTGCTTTACCAGAACACCAAGGGCAAAGGGAACAAGCCCAAACTTTGGCACGACAAATGATTGATAGTTTTGCCGAAACTGGGGTTGATTTTATCATTATTAATGCTGCTGGTTGTGGTCATACTTTGAAAGAATATGGTCATATTTTGGCAGACGATTCTAACTATCGGGAAAAAGCAAAAGCTTTTGCAGCTAAAGTAAAAGATGCTCAAGAATTTTTGGCAGAAGTGGGGTTAACTGCGCCACTTTTACCAATAACTGATAATGAATTGACGATGGTTTATCAAGATGCTTGTCACTTGTTGCATGGACAAAAAATTAGTATGCAACCTCGTCAATTGTTAAAGCAAATTCCTGGGGTGAAATTACGCGAACCAATTGATGCTGCTTTATGTTGTGGTAGTGCAGGTGTTTATAATATGCTGCAACCTGAAGTGGCGGAAGAATTAGGACAACAAAAGGTTACTAATTTGTTGAATACTGGGGCGCGTTTAATTGCTTCTGCTAACCCTGGTTGTAGTTTGCAAATTAATAAGCATTTGCAAATTCAAGAAAAGGAAATTCCGATTATGCACCCAATAGAATTGTTGGATTATTCAATTCGCGGTGTGAAAATAGAGGCATAA
- a CDS encoding WG repeat-containing protein: MNNKLSKSILLFFCFTLLSTISCTPKAQTDELATAEQQAEAASLRPQAKPTQQPPSQLFPITKNGKEGFIDRTGKVFIQPQYDLAFGFSEGLAPINTNSKWGYINPMGKIVIKPQMEEVSIFSEDLAAVKTGSKWGFINKTGKMVIKPQFVEVEDFSEGLAAVKIGNKWGYINSKGQAVIKPIYDEVTLFSEGLAAVKVGKKWGHIDKTGKTKIKVIFDDNSVFSEGLASVKIGNKWGFIDRTGKLAIKPLFDETSIFSEGLTPVRIGNKWGFANRKGLAVIKPTFDEVNVFSEGLATVKIGNKWGFIDKTGKIVIKPQFDEADGFSDGLATVESNDGKIGYINKTGKFVWQPTN, translated from the coding sequence ATGAATAACAAACTCAGTAAATCAATTTTACTTTTCTTTTGTTTTACCCTTTTGAGTACAATATCCTGCACTCCAAAGGCTCAAACTGATGAACTAGCTACCGCTGAACAACAAGCCGAAGCTGCTAGCCTCCGCCCACAAGCAAAACCAACTCAGCAACCTCCCAGCCAACTTTTTCCTATTACGAAAAATGGTAAAGAAGGTTTTATCGATCGCACAGGAAAAGTTTTTATTCAACCTCAATATGATTTAGCTTTTGGTTTCTCTGAAGGCTTAGCACCAATTAATACAAATTCTAAATGGGGTTACATTAACCCAATGGGAAAAATAGTAATTAAACCACAAATGGAGGAAGTAAGTATTTTTTCTGAGGATTTAGCCGCTGTAAAAACTGGCTCTAAATGGGGTTTTATTAACAAAACTGGAAAAATGGTAATCAAACCTCAGTTTGTCGAAGTAGAAGACTTTTCTGAAGGATTGGCCGCCGTAAAAATTGGTAACAAATGGGGTTATATTAACTCTAAAGGGCAAGCAGTAATTAAGCCTATTTATGATGAAGTTACTCTTTTTTCTGAAGGATTAGCTGCTGTTAAAGTTGGCAAGAAATGGGGTCATATTGACAAAACAGGTAAGACGAAAATTAAAGTTATTTTTGATGACAACAGTGTTTTTTCTGAAGGTTTAGCTTCAGTTAAAATTGGAAATAAATGGGGATTCATTGACAGAACAGGAAAATTAGCAATAAAGCCTTTATTTGATGAAACCAGTATTTTTTCTGAAGGATTAACTCCCGTGAGAATCGGAAATAAATGGGGATTTGCTAATAGAAAAGGCTTGGCGGTAATTAAGCCAACATTTGATGAAGTAAATGTTTTTTCTGAAGGATTAGCCACAGTTAAAATCGGAAATAAGTGGGGATTTATTGATAAAACTGGTAAAATAGTAATTAAACCTCAATTTGATGAAGCAGATGGTTTTTCTGATGGATTAGCAACAGTAGAAAGCAATGACGGTAAAATAGGCTACATCAATAAGACAGGCAAATTTGTTTGGCAACCAACTAACTAA
- a CDS encoding WG repeat-containing protein has translation MRKIKKAIPFFLCLTVLGLSSCRSVEQTQASTPLTTQNQTNNKLFPVKNNGKYGYIDQTGKIAIAAQFDEAFDFSEGMAKIKIGDKFGYIDSTGKTVIPPQFDDADEFSEGLAGVMTDGKMGFIDNAGQMIISPQFDDAENFSEGMAEVKIGEKWGYVNKVGEIVISPQFEDSQNFLQGLAAVQVGSKWGYIDKSGKFVWQPTE, from the coding sequence ATGAGAAAAATCAAAAAAGCGATCCCTTTTTTTCTTTGTTTAACCGTATTAGGCTTAAGTTCTTGTCGTAGTGTGGAACAAACCCAAGCATCAACGCCTTTAACGACGCAAAATCAAACAAATAATAAACTATTTCCTGTTAAAAATAACGGCAAATATGGCTACATTGACCAAACAGGTAAAATAGCGATCGCTGCTCAATTTGATGAAGCTTTTGATTTCTCTGAAGGCATGGCAAAGATCAAAATTGGCGACAAGTTTGGTTATATTGATAGCACGGGAAAAACAGTTATTCCACCTCAATTTGATGACGCTGATGAATTTTCTGAAGGGCTAGCAGGAGTAATGACTGATGGAAAGATGGGTTTTATTGATAATGCAGGACAAATGATTATTTCACCCCAGTTTGATGATGCAGAAAACTTCTCCGAAGGCATGGCAGAAGTCAAAATTGGTGAAAAATGGGGTTATGTGAATAAAGTAGGAGAAATTGTAATTTCGCCACAGTTTGAAGACTCGCAAAATTTTTTACAAGGATTAGCTGCTGTTCAAGTTGGCTCTAAGTGGGGTTATATTGATAAAAGTGGAAAGTTTGTTTGGCAACCTACGGAGTAA
- a CDS encoding WG repeat-containing protein, with translation MQRNLIKTFLLTILAASFGTVSYQYSAAFASETDHPNHEAKPKPSVVPTNQNNNSLVPIQENEKYGYADRTGKVIISPQFDEVRKFSDGLGMVRINDKYGYVTETGKLAIPLQFDDALEFSEGLAAVKINNKWGYIDKTGNVIVSPQFDEAKHFSEGLGLVGLDSKTNSHHHSNNNQHSTRKYGYIDRTGKVVIPINLAHSFTFSEGLVQVIIDEKPDVPNSGKYGYMDRTGKIVITPQFGCADPFSEGLARVSINNKNGYIDKTGKFVIPPQFDVASSFSGGLAEVRLGDKSGYIDRTGKFVENANKQE, from the coding sequence ATGCAGCGAAATTTAATTAAAACATTTTTATTAACTATCCTAGCTGCGTCTTTCGGTACAGTTAGCTATCAATATTCAGCCGCTTTTGCTTCAGAAACCGATCATCCCAACCACGAAGCAAAACCAAAACCATCAGTAGTTCCTACTAATCAAAATAATAATTCATTAGTTCCCATTCAAGAAAATGAAAAATATGGTTATGCCGATCGCACTGGTAAAGTAATTATCAGTCCCCAATTTGATGAAGTCAGGAAATTTTCTGATGGCTTAGGCATGGTAAGAATTAATGACAAATATGGCTATGTCACAGAAACAGGTAAATTAGCTATTCCCTTACAGTTTGATGATGCCTTAGAATTTTCTGAAGGATTAGCAGCAGTTAAAATTAATAATAAATGGGGTTACATTGACAAAACTGGAAATGTGATTGTTTCTCCACAATTTGATGAAGCAAAACACTTTTCCGAAGGTTTAGGATTAGTAGGATTAGACAGTAAAACTAATTCACATCATCACTCAAATAACAACCAACACTCTACAAGAAAATATGGTTATATCGATCGCACAGGCAAAGTAGTTATTCCGATCAACTTAGCTCATTCTTTTACTTTTTCCGAAGGACTAGTACAGGTAATCATTGATGAAAAACCTGATGTTCCTAACAGTGGTAAATATGGCTATATGGATAGAACAGGTAAAATCGTAATTACGCCTCAATTTGGCTGTGCCGATCCATTTTCTGAAGGGTTAGCCAGAGTATCTATTAATAATAAAAATGGTTACATAGATAAAACAGGAAAATTTGTCATCCCACCACAGTTTGATGTTGCATCAAGCTTTTCTGGAGGGTTAGCAGAAGTGAGACTCGGCGATAAATCGGGATATATTGATAGGACTGGAAAGTTTGTAGAAAATGCTAATAAACAGGAGTAA
- a CDS encoding cation:proton antiporter — protein sequence MVDIYILDLLVIGLLLLIVTLGSGWIARLPLSFALIYLIFGIFLGPYGTNLIQLRPDANFLEKLTEFVVIVSLFSCGLKMNRPLNPVAWGATIRLIGFLMPISIFAIAFVAHFILQMNWGAAILLGAILAPTDPVLASEVQIADLEDKEELRFGLTSEGGLNDALAFPFVYFGIYALKDNNWNNWFKQWAVIDLIWAITAGIIMGIIVTKAVVWIDKKLQQRRPADELMEDFVALSIILLVYSLTEVVNGYGFLAVFVAGIIAQRSYRNPEKHHSQLEFTERIEKLMEVGTILLLGSLLRLPQMQQFAAQGLIIAGMLIFLIRPLGAWISTIGTGYPQITRYLFGWFGIRGVGSLYYLTYALGEGLKDYLGEQIAWITYITIVVSVILHGISATPLMNLYQRNLTIRRQKIVSTTGVDQN from the coding sequence ATGGTGGATATCTATATTCTTGACTTGTTAGTTATCGGTTTACTATTACTAATTGTTACTTTAGGCTCTGGTTGGATTGCTCGATTACCTCTTTCTTTCGCTTTAATATATTTAATTTTTGGTATATTTTTAGGGCCTTATGGTACAAATTTAATTCAGCTGCGTCCTGATGCTAATTTTTTGGAAAAATTGACAGAATTTGTCGTAATTGTTTCTCTCTTCAGTTGTGGATTAAAAATGAATCGTCCCCTGAATCCCGTTGCTTGGGGTGCCACAATTCGATTGATAGGGTTTTTAATGCCTATTTCTATTTTTGCGATCGCATTTGTTGCACATTTTATTTTACAAATGAATTGGGGTGCAGCTATTTTATTAGGTGCAATCCTAGCACCAACTGACCCAGTTTTAGCCTCAGAAGTCCAAATTGCTGACTTAGAAGATAAAGAAGAACTACGTTTTGGTTTAACATCAGAAGGCGGCTTAAACGACGCATTAGCTTTTCCCTTCGTTTATTTTGGCATTTATGCTTTAAAAGATAACAATTGGAATAATTGGTTTAAACAGTGGGCAGTAATTGATTTAATTTGGGCTATTACTGCTGGTATTATTATGGGAATAATAGTTACGAAAGCCGTAGTTTGGATTGATAAAAAGCTACAACAACGTCGTCCAGCTGATGAATTAATGGAAGATTTTGTCGCACTTAGCATTATTTTACTCGTCTATTCCTTAACAGAAGTTGTCAATGGATATGGATTTTTAGCTGTCTTTGTTGCCGGAATTATTGCCCAACGTAGTTATCGAAACCCAGAAAAGCACCATTCTCAATTAGAATTTACAGAGAGAATTGAAAAACTAATGGAAGTTGGCACCATTTTGTTACTTGGTTCTCTCTTACGATTACCTCAGATGCAACAATTTGCTGCCCAAGGATTAATAATAGCGGGAATGTTAATTTTTCTGATTAGACCTTTAGGTGCTTGGATTAGTACCATAGGAACTGGCTATCCTCAAATAACTCGTTATTTATTTGGTTGGTTTGGGATTCGTGGCGTTGGTTCATTGTATTATTTAACTTATGCTTTAGGTGAAGGATTAAAAGATTATTTAGGAGAACAAATTGCTTGGATTACTTATATAACTATCGTAGTTTCTGTAATTTTACATGGCATAAGTGCTACTCCGCTAATGAATTTGTATCAAAGAAATTTAACAATACGTCGTCAGAAAATAGTTAGTACAACTGGTGTTGATCAAAACTAA